A genomic window from Vigna radiata var. radiata cultivar VC1973A chromosome 2, Vradiata_ver6, whole genome shotgun sequence includes:
- the LOC106756172 gene encoding tetraketide alpha-pyrone reductase 1 isoform X1 — protein sequence MSSNIEKVVCVTGASGFIASWIVKFLLQRGYTVRATVRNPANHEKVDHLLKLDGAKERLHLYKADLLEEGSFDDAFEGCYGVFHTASRVQLIVNDPQKELIDPAVKGTLNVVKSCAKSTSVKRIVLTSSFAAVLYNGRPRAPEVVIDETWFSDPNILSENEIWYALSKTLAEDGARKFLDEQDIKLIVINPAMTIGPLLQQEMNESSSWILNLINGSQTFPNLSFGWVNVKDVANAHVQAYESDSASGRYCLVEKVAHFSQIVKILGEMYPTLKIADKCEVDGPFMPTFQVSKEKAKSLGIEFISLEESLRETVECLKEKKLVEF from the exons ATGAGCAGCAACATAGAAAAAGTGGTATGTGTGACTGGAGCTTCTGGTTTCATTGCTTCATGGATCGTCAAATTCCTTCTCCAACGTGGTTACACTGTCAGAGCTACTGTTCGTAACCCAG CTAATCATGAAAAGGTTGACCACTTGCTGAAACTTGATGGAGCAAAGGAAAGGTTACATCTCTATAAGGCAGATCTTCTTGAAGAAGGATCATTTGACGATGCTTTTGAGGGTTGTTATGGTGTTTTTCACACTGCTTCAAGGGTTCAGCTCATAGTCAACGACCCACAG AAAGAGTTAATTGATCCAGCGGTTAAAGGAACTCTTAACGTTGTTAAATCATGTGCAAAATCGACATCAGTGAAACGAATTGTTTTAACTTCTTCTTTTGCTGCGGTTTTGTACAATGGAAGGCCTCGAGCTCCCGAGGTTGTAATTGATGAAACTTGGTTTTCAGATCCAAACATCTTAAGTGAAAATGAG ATATGGTATGCATTATCAAAGACTTTGGCTGAGGATGGTGCGAGAAAGTTTTTGGACGAACAAGACATTAAGTTGATTGTTATTAACCCAGCAATGACCATAGGACCTCTGTTGCAACAAGAAATGAACGAAAGTTCTTCCTGGATTTTAAACCTAATCAATG GTTCGCAAACTTTTCCAAATTTGAGTTTTGGGTGGGTGAATGTGAAAGATGTTGCAAATGCTCATGTTCAAGCATATGAGAGTGATTCAGCTAGTGGAAGATATTGTCTGGTTGAAAAAGTTGCACATTTCTCCCAAATTGTTAAGATTTTAGGTGAGATGTACCCAACTTTGAAGATTGCAGACAA GTGTGAAGTTGATGGGCCATTTATGCCAACATTTCAGGTTTCCAAAGAAAAGGCAAAGAGCTTGGGAATTGAGTTTATTTCATTGGAAGAGAGCCTTAGGGAGACAGTtgaatgtttaaaagaaaagaagttggtTGAGTTCTAG
- the LOC106756172 gene encoding tetraketide alpha-pyrone reductase 1 isoform X2, which produces MSSNIEKVVCVTGASGFIASWIVKFLLQRGYTVRATVRNPANHEKVDHLLKLDGAKERLHLYKADLLEEGSFDDAFEGCYGVFHTASRVQLIVNDPQKELIDPAVKGTLNVVKSCAKSTSVKRIVLTSSFAAVLYNGRPRAPEVVIDETWFSDPNILSENEIWYALSKTLAEDGARKFLDEQDIKLIVINPAMTIGPLLQQEMNESSSWILNLINGSQTFPNLSFGWVNVKDVANAHVQAYESDSASGRYCLVEKVAHFSQIVKILGEMYPTLKIADKFPKKRQRAWELSLFHWKRALGRQLNV; this is translated from the exons ATGAGCAGCAACATAGAAAAAGTGGTATGTGTGACTGGAGCTTCTGGTTTCATTGCTTCATGGATCGTCAAATTCCTTCTCCAACGTGGTTACACTGTCAGAGCTACTGTTCGTAACCCAG CTAATCATGAAAAGGTTGACCACTTGCTGAAACTTGATGGAGCAAAGGAAAGGTTACATCTCTATAAGGCAGATCTTCTTGAAGAAGGATCATTTGACGATGCTTTTGAGGGTTGTTATGGTGTTTTTCACACTGCTTCAAGGGTTCAGCTCATAGTCAACGACCCACAG AAAGAGTTAATTGATCCAGCGGTTAAAGGAACTCTTAACGTTGTTAAATCATGTGCAAAATCGACATCAGTGAAACGAATTGTTTTAACTTCTTCTTTTGCTGCGGTTTTGTACAATGGAAGGCCTCGAGCTCCCGAGGTTGTAATTGATGAAACTTGGTTTTCAGATCCAAACATCTTAAGTGAAAATGAG ATATGGTATGCATTATCAAAGACTTTGGCTGAGGATGGTGCGAGAAAGTTTTTGGACGAACAAGACATTAAGTTGATTGTTATTAACCCAGCAATGACCATAGGACCTCTGTTGCAACAAGAAATGAACGAAAGTTCTTCCTGGATTTTAAACCTAATCAATG GTTCGCAAACTTTTCCAAATTTGAGTTTTGGGTGGGTGAATGTGAAAGATGTTGCAAATGCTCATGTTCAAGCATATGAGAGTGATTCAGCTAGTGGAAGATATTGTCTGGTTGAAAAAGTTGCACATTTCTCCCAAATTGTTAAGATTTTAGGTGAGATGTACCCAACTTTGAAGATTGCAGACAA GTTTCCAAAGAAAAGGCAAAGAGCTTGGGAATTGAGTTTATTTCATTGGAAGAGAGCCTTAGGGAGACAGTtgaatgtttaa